A genome region from Maridesulfovibrio salexigens DSM 2638 includes the following:
- the pseB gene encoding UDP-N-acetylglucosamine 4,6-dehydratase (inverting), with protein MFNGKSILITGGTGSFGHKCVKMILEKYSPKRLIIYSRDEFKQYEMSRKFSDKEFPCMRYFIGDVRDKERLYRALKGVDFLIHAAAMKQVPASEYNPFEAIKTNIIGAQNLINTAIDVGVKKVIALSTDKAVSPVNLYGATKLCSDKLFVAGNLYAGSEDTKFSVVRYGNVVGSRGSVVPLFQKQKETGTLTITDPRMTRFWTTLDDAVQFVLDGFERMVGGEIFVQKIPSMKITDLAKAMGPDCEQKIIGIRPGEKLHEMMISADDARNTAEFDEYYVIKPDTGFMNRQAEMIGGSPVVEGFEYSSDSNVDWVDEKGLIKMISTIEIDH; from the coding sequence ATGTTTAACGGAAAAAGTATTCTGATCACTGGCGGAACAGGTTCATTCGGCCATAAATGTGTTAAAATGATTCTGGAAAAATACTCTCCCAAAAGATTGATCATATACAGCCGTGACGAATTCAAACAGTACGAAATGTCACGCAAATTCTCCGACAAAGAATTTCCCTGCATGCGCTACTTCATCGGTGATGTGCGCGATAAGGAAAGACTCTACCGGGCACTAAAAGGAGTTGACTTTCTGATCCATGCAGCAGCCATGAAACAGGTTCCAGCTTCAGAGTACAACCCATTTGAAGCCATCAAGACCAACATCATCGGTGCCCAGAACCTTATTAACACTGCCATTGATGTCGGCGTAAAAAAAGTAATCGCGCTCAGCACCGATAAAGCTGTAAGCCCGGTCAACCTCTACGGTGCCACCAAGCTCTGTTCTGATAAACTTTTTGTGGCTGGAAACCTTTACGCCGGATCCGAGGACACCAAATTCAGCGTTGTCCGTTACGGAAACGTTGTTGGCAGCCGGGGCAGCGTTGTTCCCCTTTTCCAGAAACAAAAAGAAACTGGAACCTTGACCATCACTGATCCACGCATGACTCGCTTCTGGACCACTCTTGATGATGCAGTACAATTCGTTCTTGACGGTTTTGAAAGAATGGTCGGCGGCGAAATCTTCGTCCAGAAAATTCCGAGCATGAAGATTACTGATCTGGCCAAAGCCATGGGACCGGATTGCGAACAGAAAATCATAGGCATCCGTCCCGGCGAAAAGCTGCATGAAATGATGATTTCCGCAGATGACGCCCGCAACACAGCTGAGTTCGACGAATATTATGTAATCAAACCCGACACCGGTTTTATGAACAGACAGGCTGAAATGATAGGCGGCAGCCCCGTTGTAGAAGGTTTTGAATACTCTTCAGACAGCAATGTAGACTGGGTTGACGAAAAAGGATTGATCAAAATGATTTCAACCATAGAGATAGACCATTAG
- a CDS encoding ABC transporter ATP-binding protein gives MIKKIKGLLNPAQKKSIFALVVLSILISGIETVGISAILPFISVASDFSLVTGNKYYNFAYTFFGFSDAQSFVITFGLVLIGFYVSRGFLNLCYMYFIQRYSQGIFLSLGTKLFSNYVHIKYQDMTTRNSSDLSKKLITETNNAALFFYSLLLLISELFVSSFLYTALLVVNWKVTLALTGFLGLMVLLLIKIVSRLIKKEGLKRNQFQEVYYRTISETLSNLKFIKLMAGEKTAINALHKSGKGYVDAMVMNNTYNTVPRLSLESIGFSMLIAALILALQSGQAISSIIPVVSLFGLAMYRMLPSVNRILSSYNNMLYYNKSIDLLYEDFHLETHRLGNDPIKFKDQINIRNMSFGYTEELILKNISLNITKGEKIALIGESGAGKSTLADIIIGMYTSFSGNIDVDETPLTEKNMLSWREKIGYIPQSIYLFDSTVSENVAFGRKFDEQKLKEALNKAELTPFLEQNQGIHTPVGEDGSQLSGGQKQRIGIARAIYGNPDLLVLDEATSALDSQTEQRIMDNIFKVSEGKTLIIIAHRLSTIEQCDKVYRIEDKGIRLIEDKNTLKG, from the coding sequence ATGATCAAAAAGATCAAAGGACTCCTGAACCCGGCTCAGAAAAAAAGTATTTTCGCGCTGGTTGTTCTGTCCATTCTTATATCGGGCATAGAAACCGTTGGTATTTCGGCTATTTTGCCATTTATTTCTGTTGCGAGTGATTTTTCACTGGTAACAGGTAATAAATACTACAATTTTGCCTACACTTTTTTTGGGTTCAGCGATGCACAGTCCTTTGTCATCACTTTCGGCCTTGTTTTGATCGGATTTTACGTATCCAGAGGGTTTCTCAATCTCTGTTACATGTATTTTATTCAGAGATATTCACAAGGAATATTTCTATCCCTTGGAACTAAACTGTTTTCTAATTATGTGCATATCAAATATCAGGATATGACCACTCGAAACAGCTCAGATCTTTCCAAGAAACTGATCACTGAAACAAACAATGCAGCTCTTTTCTTTTATTCCTTACTGTTGCTGATTTCTGAACTTTTTGTATCTTCCTTTCTTTATACTGCATTACTGGTGGTCAACTGGAAGGTTACGCTGGCCCTTACCGGTTTTCTCGGACTAATGGTCCTGCTGCTGATCAAAATTGTTTCCCGGCTGATCAAAAAAGAAGGGTTGAAACGAAACCAGTTTCAGGAAGTATACTACCGCACCATTAGCGAAACCCTGAGCAACCTGAAATTCATTAAGCTCATGGCCGGAGAAAAAACAGCTATCAATGCTCTGCACAAGTCTGGAAAGGGATACGTTGATGCCATGGTAATGAACAACACCTATAATACAGTTCCCCGACTTTCTCTTGAAAGTATCGGATTCTCCATGCTTATCGCGGCCCTGATTCTGGCTTTACAGAGCGGGCAGGCTATTTCATCGATTATCCCGGTCGTATCTCTTTTTGGTTTGGCAATGTACCGTATGCTGCCCTCTGTAAACCGCATCCTGAGCAGCTACAACAATATGCTTTACTACAATAAGAGTATTGACCTGCTCTATGAAGACTTTCACCTCGAGACTCATAGACTGGGCAATGACCCCATTAAATTCAAGGACCAGATTAATATTCGAAACATGAGTTTCGGATATACTGAAGAATTGATCCTCAAAAATATTTCCCTGAACATCACAAAGGGTGAAAAAATAGCCCTTATCGGTGAAAGCGGGGCAGGCAAAAGCACCCTCGCAGATATTATCATCGGAATGTACACTTCTTTTTCCGGAAATATCGATGTGGATGAGACCCCATTAACAGAAAAAAATATGCTCTCATGGCGGGAAAAAATTGGTTATATTCCGCAGTCCATTTATCTTTTTGATTCCACAGTGTCAGAAAACGTTGCTTTCGGGCGCAAATTTGATGAACAGAAGCTGAAAGAAGCACTCAACAAAGCTGAGCTGACTCCTTTTCTAGAACAGAATCAAGGGATCCATACACCTGTGGGTGAAGATGGGTCACAGCTTTCCGGAGGTCAAAAGCAGAGAATCGGAATAGCACGGGCCATTTACGGCAACCCTGATCTTCTGGTTCTTGATGAAGCCACATCAGCACTGGACAGCCAAACCGAACAGCGGATCATGGACAATATTTTTAAAGTCAGCGAAGGCAAGACATTAATTATAATCGCACACCGACTCTCTACTATCGAGCAGTGCGACAAAGTATATAGAATTGAAGACAAAGGCATCCGCCTTATTGAAGATAAAAACACCCTCAAGGGTTAA